Proteins encoded within one genomic window of Bacteroidota bacterium:
- a CDS encoding T9SS type A sorting domain-containing protein translates to METIDKTKSYSYYENSNTSKIKVTELVKQTNISDGEQWMTSVSTLPYKIEHEVPNPELLKEIKKQQNQYKIDHINSSRENFSDTYRAAKPSIFRNFESNLPLQGTPPDNSMAISNNGIIVSAINSNIVYFDTDGKRLFSKTFYDFYNDADLNGKLYDPKIIYDSGADRFIFVALHGNHTSNNKILVSFSITNNPLDGWNIYYLPILEISSIYTSKWLDYPNVGVSNTEVFITGNVFLNNEGGFSESIIIQMDKQAGYAGNSLTWKTWKDIKDGNGNKPFTLCPISWGHQGNYGPGLYFVSNSSHGQSADIFLYSLTNNMNSNPSLLSYTIKSSLYKLAGDAVQKNEIPTISPGLMDIGDCRIQGGFYQISRGVGIVHFVFHSEYNLAYNGINYNRLDLSKMQNTSKLYGGSNMDFAYPSVASSSPNASHDRDVMIGFLASSDDYYPEIRAVYCDDEMEFSSPITIKKGATFVNILEGTERWGDYSGISRKHNTSAPRIWLSGCFGSNIRDMGTFPPIIENNVYRTWIAEVADNALTDMEESEELEVNVSVFPNPVHEMMTLEFSLQERAFISIKIIDMQGKVVRELYNDLTKKGKTILRFNKLALQSGNYLIQIIDGEKILKTEKIIVN, encoded by the coding sequence ATGGAAACTATAGACAAAACAAAAAGCTATAGTTATTACGAAAATTCAAACACTTCTAAAATAAAGGTAACAGAATTAGTTAAGCAAACTAATATTTCAGATGGTGAGCAGTGGATGACTTCCGTATCAACACTACCTTATAAAATTGAGCATGAGGTTCCTAATCCGGAATTGCTAAAAGAAATTAAGAAGCAGCAAAACCAATACAAAATTGATCATATCAATAGCTCTAGGGAAAACTTTTCAGATACATATCGTGCTGCTAAGCCTAGCATTTTTAGAAATTTTGAATCAAATTTGCCATTGCAAGGAACTCCTCCTGATAATTCCATGGCCATTTCAAATAATGGAATCATTGTTAGTGCAATCAATTCCAATATTGTTTATTTTGATACTGATGGTAAAAGACTTTTTAGTAAAACATTTTACGATTTTTATAATGATGCAGATTTAAACGGGAAGCTGTATGATCCCAAAATTATTTATGATAGTGGAGCCGATCGATTTATATTTGTGGCCTTACATGGAAATCATACATCCAATAATAAAATTCTTGTTTCCTTTAGCATAACAAATAATCCGTTGGATGGATGGAATATCTATTATCTACCGATTCTTGAAATAAGTTCCATTTATACATCCAAATGGTTGGACTATCCCAATGTAGGCGTATCCAATACAGAGGTATTTATAACTGGTAATGTTTTCCTTAATAATGAAGGCGGTTTTTCAGAATCCATAATTATCCAGATGGATAAACAGGCCGGATATGCGGGTAATTCACTCACTTGGAAAACATGGAAAGATATTAAAGATGGAAATGGAAATAAGCCGTTTACTTTATGCCCGATAAGTTGGGGGCATCAGGGAAATTATGGTCCAGGACTATATTTCGTTTCCAATTCAAGTCATGGGCAATCAGCTGATATATTCTTGTATAGCCTGACCAACAACATGAATAGCAATCCAAGTTTACTATCGTATACGATCAAATCCAGTTTGTATAAATTAGCAGGAGATGCGGTTCAAAAAAATGAAATTCCCACCATTAGTCCTGGTTTAATGGACATTGGTGATTGCAGGATTCAAGGCGGTTTTTACCAAATTAGTCGTGGAGTAGGCATTGTTCATTTTGTTTTTCATAGTGAATATAATCTGGCCTACAATGGTATTAATTACAACAGACTTGACCTTTCCAAAATGCAAAATACCTCTAAATTATATGGAGGTTCAAATATGGATTTTGCCTATCCTTCAGTAGCCTCTTCATCACCCAATGCTTCGCATGACAGAGATGTAATGATAGGTTTTTTAGCTTCATCTGATGATTATTATCCTGAAATTCGGGCAGTTTATTGCGATGATGAAATGGAATTTTCTAGTCCTATAACCATTAAAAAAGGAGCAACCTTTGTTAATATATTGGAAGGAACCGAAAGATGGGGAGATTATTCAGGCATTAGTAGAAAGCACAATACCAGCGCGCCTCGAATTTGGCTAAGCGGTTGTTTTGGCTCAAATATTCGAGATATGGGAACATTTCCACCAATAATTGAGAATAATGTATACCGTACCTGGATTGCAGAAGTTGCTGATAATGCCCTAACAGATATGGAAGAAAGTGAAGAGCTTGAAGTGAATGTGAGTGTTTTCCCAAATCCTGTTCACGAAATGATGACGCTGGAGTTTTCTTTGCAGGAACGAGCATTTATTTCCATTAAAATCATTGACATGCAGGGCAAGGTGGTTAGAGAACTGTATAATGATTTAACTAAGAAAGGAAAAACAATACTTCGCTTTAACAAATTGGCTTTACAAAGTGGTAATTATTTAATTCAAATTATTGATGGTGAAAAAATTCTCAAAACTGAAAAGATTATTGTTAATTAG
- a CDS encoding energy transducer TonB: protein MKRIIYILMLTFLCMSAKSQVVEEQEVKIEKDSVFYMVEKIPEYPGGDKARNEFLSQNIVYPKYERNNNIQGMVVVGFTIEKDGSLSGFRILKGVTPAIDAEALRVCKMMPNWTPGEQRGKTVRVSINLPIRFALSGGEKSKKKERKAYNKNR, encoded by the coding sequence ATGAAAAGAATAATTTACATTCTGATGCTGACATTTTTATGCATGTCTGCTAAATCTCAAGTAGTTGAAGAACAAGAAGTCAAAATTGAAAAAGACAGTGTTTTTTATATGGTTGAGAAAATTCCTGAATATCCAGGAGGTGACAAAGCTCGAAATGAATTTTTAAGCCAGAATATAGTCTATCCCAAATATGAGCGCAACAATAATATTCAAGGAATGGTTGTAGTGGGCTTTACCATTGAAAAGGATGGATCACTATCCGGTTTTCGTATTCTGAAAGGCGTGACACCTGCCATTGATGCTGAAGCATTAAGAGTTTGCAAGATGATGCCTAATTGGACACCCGGTGAACAAAGAGGGAAAACAGTTCGCGTGTCAATTAACTTGCCTATTCGCTTTGCTTTGTCTGGTGGTGAGAAATCGAAAAAGAAAGAACGAAAAGCATACAATAAGAATCGCTAA
- a CDS encoding dipeptidase has product MEEVKKYIEENKQRFLDELFGLIRIPSISSISDHKPDMIKAAEYWKKSILEAGADKAVVMPTAGNPVVYGEKIIDPALPTVLVYGHYDVMPVDPLDLWNTDPFEPVIKDDIIWARGADDDKGQAFMHAKAFEALVKTNNLPCNVKFMIEGEEEVGSVNLGKFCDDNKEMLKADVILVSDTGMLAPDMPSITTGLRGLSYWEVEVTGPNRDLHSGLFGGAVANPINVLAKMIADTMDDKGRITIPGFYDDVIEVTADERALMAKAPFDVEEYKKAIDVEELQGEEGFSTMERTGIRPTFDICGIWGGYTGEGAKTVLPSKAYAKISTRLVPNQDNHKISDMFKAYFEGIAPKSVKVKVTPLHGGQGYVCPIDIPAYKAAEKAYMDVYKVQPVPVRSGGSIPIISTFEDKLGLKSVLMGFGLEADAIHSPNENFPLEQFYNGIETLTHFYKHYVEIMK; this is encoded by the coding sequence ATGGAAGAAGTAAAAAAGTATATTGAGGAGAACAAACAACGATTTTTAGATGAATTATTTGGATTAATTCGGATTCCATCAATCAGTTCAATTTCCGATCACAAACCTGATATGATTAAGGCTGCGGAATATTGGAAAAAGAGCATACTAGAAGCAGGTGCTGACAAAGCAGTAGTTATGCCAACCGCAGGAAACCCAGTTGTTTATGGAGAGAAAATAATCGATCCAGCATTACCAACAGTTTTGGTTTATGGACATTATGATGTAATGCCCGTTGATCCTTTGGATTTATGGAATACAGATCCGTTTGAGCCAGTCATAAAAGATGATATCATTTGGGCACGTGGAGCTGATGATGATAAAGGTCAGGCCTTCATGCATGCAAAAGCATTTGAAGCTTTGGTTAAAACTAACAATCTTCCCTGCAATGTGAAGTTCATGATTGAAGGAGAAGAAGAAGTAGGATCAGTGAATTTGGGCAAATTCTGTGATGACAACAAAGAAATGTTGAAAGCAGATGTTATACTGGTATCCGATACGGGTATGTTAGCACCCGATATGCCTTCTATTACTACAGGCCTAAGAGGTTTATCTTATTGGGAAGTTGAAGTTACAGGACCAAATCGTGATCTTCATTCTGGTTTATTTGGTGGTGCAGTTGCCAATCCAATAAATGTATTAGCTAAAATGATTGCTGATACCATGGATGATAAGGGCCGAATTACAATTCCAGGTTTTTATGACGATGTAATTGAAGTAACAGCAGACGAAAGAGCTTTGATGGCTAAAGCTCCTTTTGATGTGGAAGAATATAAGAAAGCCATTGACGTAGAAGAACTTCAGGGAGAGGAAGGTTTCTCAACAATGGAAAGAACCGGTATTCGTCCAACATTCGATATTTGTGGTATTTGGGGTGGCTATACTGGCGAAGGAGCCAAAACTGTTTTACCTTCAAAAGCCTATGCTAAAATTTCAACTCGCTTAGTTCCAAATCAGGATAATCACAAAATTTCTGATATGTTCAAAGCCTATTTCGAAGGTATTGCTCCTAAGTCGGTTAAAGTTAAAGTTACACCATTGCATGGTGGACAAGGCTATGTTTGTCCGATAGATATTCCTGCCTATAAAGCAGCCGAAAAAGCTTATATGGATGTTTACAAGGTGCAACCTGTTCCTGTTAGAAGTGGAGGAAGTATTCCTATCATTTCAACATTTGAAGATAAATTGGGACTTAAATCTGTATTAATGGGATTTGGTCTTGAAGCAGATGCAATCCATTCACCTAATGAAAATTTTCCATTGGAGCAGTTTTATAACGGAATTGAAACACTTACACATTTCTACAAGCATTATGTAGAGATCATGAAATAA
- a CDS encoding SDR family oxidoreductase gives MFQDRVVIITGASSGIGKATAIEFARNGAKVVIAARNIEKLKLVESEIKSFQPEVFAIQADVDVEADCEKIVKECINKFGKLNVLINNAGISMRALFSELDLQVIEKVMQTNFWGTVYCTKHALPYLLETKGSVVGVLSTAAFRGLPGRTGYSAAKFAVNGFLECVRTENVYKGLHVLIAAPGFTTSNIRVTALMKDGSEQGKSPRQEGKMISAERVAKRIFRSVKKRKSHLVMSYYGKLIYVFNKFCPVWLDKAVYRHFAKEEGSPFK, from the coding sequence ATGTTTCAAGATAGAGTTGTTATTATTACCGGTGCTTCATCAGGAATCGGAAAGGCAACTGCAATTGAATTTGCCAGAAATGGAGCAAAAGTTGTTATTGCAGCACGCAATATTGAAAAGTTAAAACTAGTTGAAAGCGAAATAAAAAGTTTTCAGCCAGAGGTATTCGCTATTCAAGCTGATGTGGATGTGGAGGCAGATTGTGAAAAAATAGTGAAAGAATGCATTAACAAATTTGGCAAATTGAATGTTTTAATTAACAATGCTGGTATTTCAATGCGTGCATTATTTAGTGAGTTGGATTTGCAGGTAATTGAAAAGGTAATGCAGACTAATTTTTGGGGAACAGTGTATTGTACGAAACATGCTTTGCCCTATCTGTTGGAAACAAAAGGATCGGTTGTAGGTGTATTGTCAACAGCTGCTTTTAGAGGATTGCCCGGTCGAACAGGATATTCTGCTGCTAAATTTGCAGTAAACGGATTTCTAGAATGTGTTAGAACTGAAAATGTATATAAAGGATTGCATGTATTGATTGCAGCGCCTGGTTTTACCACATCAAATATAAGAGTGACTGCTTTGATGAAGGATGGAAGTGAACAAGGAAAATCACCTCGACAAGAGGGTAAAATGATTAGTGCTGAAAGAGTGGCAAAGCGGATATTTCGCTCAGTTAAGAAAAGAAAATCGCATTTGGTGATGTCGTATTATGGCAAACTGATTTATGTGTTCAATAAGTTTTGCCCTGTTTGGCTTGACAAAGCTGTTTACCGACACTTCGCCAAAGAGGAAGGTTCCCCTTTTAAATAG
- a CDS encoding energy transducer TonB gives MNTLFKRKALDFKSFLCFRQIIGIFFMLILLSVSSKVYSQVVEAEEEIPIEEQVFLMVEVPPSFPGGDKARNEFLRKNLVYPDKERDNGIQGLVVVNFIVEKDGSLSNLKVLKGVTPAMNDEAVRVIKAMPKWTPGLQRGKPMRVSINLPLRFTLADEKVKDSKKQKEKKK, from the coding sequence ATGAATACATTATTCAAACGAAAAGCTCTTGATTTCAAGAGCTTTTTATGTTTTAGGCAAATTATTGGCATCTTTTTCATGCTTATTTTATTATCTGTGTCATCAAAAGTTTATAGTCAGGTTGTTGAGGCTGAAGAAGAAATTCCTATAGAAGAGCAGGTTTTTTTGATGGTTGAGGTACCCCCTTCATTTCCTGGTGGCGATAAAGCAAGAAACGAATTTCTTCGTAAGAATTTAGTCTATCCGGATAAAGAAAGGGATAATGGTATTCAGGGTTTAGTTGTCGTTAACTTTATTGTAGAAAAAGATGGAAGCTTATCGAATCTAAAAGTTTTAAAAGGTGTTACTCCAGCAATGAACGATGAGGCAGTGCGCGTTATTAAAGCCATGCCTAAGTGGACACCTGGATTACAAAGAGGTAAACCTATGCGTGTTTCTATCAATTTGCCTTTAAGATTTACCCTGGCTGATGAAAAAGTGAAGGATAGCAAAAAGCAAAAAGAGAAAAAGAAGTGA
- a CDS encoding arginine--tRNA ligase, whose translation MDIYQILRTESSKAFKELFDYQIELDQIQIELTTVDHIGDLTIVVFPLLRHSRKSPVETATLLGEKLKQASEYIADFEVVKGFLNLLIADEYWMNYLFSLLSNKEIVVQPNEKPLSYLIEYSSPNTNKPLHLGHIRNNLIGHSVSEILKARGHQVTKANLINDRGIHICKSMVAWLKEGDGITPEIASIKGDHFVGNFYVLFDKRYKEEIAQLIENGSSKEEAEKEAPIIQEAQQMLKKWESNDTDSRRVWAEMNAWVYAGFDTTYNRMGISFDKVYYESNTYLLGKTIVEEGLQKGLFFRKEDGSVWVDLTEDGLDEKLLLRPDGTSVYMTQDLGTAQLKHDDFSPDKSVYIVGNEQEYHFNVLKLILKKLGKSFAESVLHLSYGMVDLPEGRMKSREGTVVDADDLMDEMQQTALDYILESGKTADMDEAERRSLSEIVGLGALKFFILKTDIKKRMVFNPQESIDFQGHTGPFVQYTYARIKSIINKSNTANIEKLTYPVDFSLETIEKDLLKKVYYYNNAIADAEKDMDPSQLANYVYQLAKLYNKFYHDFPILKEESINKKYFRLQLSWVVSQLIDYFMKLLGIHVPERM comes from the coding sequence ATGGATATTTACCAGATATTAAGAACTGAAAGCAGCAAAGCTTTCAAAGAATTATTTGATTACCAAATTGAGCTCGATCAAATTCAGATCGAATTAACGACTGTCGATCACATTGGTGATTTAACCATAGTTGTATTTCCTTTGCTCCGACACAGTAGGAAATCTCCAGTTGAAACTGCAACCTTATTGGGCGAAAAGTTAAAACAAGCCTCTGAATATATAGCTGATTTTGAAGTTGTAAAAGGGTTTTTAAATTTGCTGATAGCCGATGAGTATTGGATGAATTACTTGTTTTCTTTGCTGAGCAATAAAGAAATAGTTGTACAACCCAATGAAAAACCACTCAGCTATTTAATTGAATATTCCTCACCGAATACGAATAAGCCACTTCATTTAGGGCACATCCGAAACAATTTGATTGGGCATTCAGTTTCTGAAATTCTCAAAGCTAGAGGACATCAGGTAACAAAAGCAAATCTGATAAATGATAGAGGAATACATATTTGTAAATCTATGGTTGCCTGGCTGAAGGAAGGTGATGGAATTACTCCTGAGATTGCTTCAATTAAAGGTGATCATTTTGTCGGAAATTTTTATGTATTGTTTGATAAACGCTACAAAGAAGAAATTGCTCAGCTGATCGAAAATGGTTCAAGCAAAGAGGAGGCAGAGAAAGAGGCTCCTATCATTCAGGAAGCTCAGCAAATGCTAAAAAAATGGGAGAGTAATGATACAGATTCAAGGCGAGTTTGGGCAGAAATGAATGCCTGGGTATATGCCGGTTTTGATACTACCTATAATCGAATGGGTATCAGCTTTGATAAAGTGTATTACGAATCGAATACTTATCTATTAGGGAAGACAATAGTTGAAGAAGGATTGCAAAAAGGCTTGTTTTTCAGAAAAGAAGATGGTTCTGTATGGGTCGATTTAACGGAGGATGGTTTGGACGAAAAGCTGTTGCTTCGTCCTGATGGAACATCTGTTTACATGACTCAGGATTTAGGTACTGCCCAACTAAAACACGATGATTTTAGTCCTGATAAATCGGTATATATTGTTGGTAACGAGCAGGAATATCATTTTAATGTTCTCAAGCTAATTCTCAAGAAATTAGGGAAATCTTTTGCCGAATCTGTCCTTCATTTGTCCTATGGTATGGTTGATTTACCGGAAGGTAGAATGAAGTCGCGTGAAGGAACTGTGGTTGATGCCGATGATTTAATGGACGAAATGCAACAAACGGCTCTCGATTATATTTTGGAATCGGGTAAAACAGCTGATATGGATGAAGCTGAAAGAAGATCTTTGAGTGAAATTGTGGGCCTAGGCGCCCTGAAGTTTTTTATCCTGAAAACGGATATCAAAAAACGAATGGTTTTTAACCCCCAGGAATCCATCGATTTTCAAGGACATACAGGCCCTTTTGTTCAATATACCTATGCCCGGATTAAATCGATAATTAATAAAAGCAATACAGCAAATATTGAGAAACTTACGTATCCTGTTGATTTTAGCCTTGAAACTATTGAAAAGGACTTGCTGAAAAAAGTATATTATTACAACAATGCCATTGCTGATGCTGAAAAGGACATGGATCCATCACAATTGGCTAATTATGTTTATCAGCTGGCAAAACTCTATAATAAATTTTACCACGATTTTCCAATTTTAAAAGAAGAATCTATTAATAAAAAGTATTTCAGACTGCAATTATCATGGGTAGTTTCTCAATTAATAGACTATTTTATGAAATTGCTTGGGATTCATGTTCCAGAACGTATGTAA
- a CDS encoding TonB family protein, with translation MKPTSLLIVFAFLICSSAFSQVNKGKVEETNKDAVFIVAETPPQFPGGDKARTKFIRKNLNYPPLEMWKQDLGYVVVIFFVDQDGSLSKFSVLKSLDDSFDEEALRICKLMPKWIPASNKEGNVGSYVNLPIRFDREQYKGKSKRNKSLR, from the coding sequence GTGAAACCCACAAGCCTACTCATAGTATTCGCTTTTTTAATTTGTTCCTCGGCATTCTCACAAGTAAATAAAGGTAAAGTAGAAGAAACGAACAAAGATGCTGTATTTATTGTTGCAGAAACGCCACCTCAGTTTCCTGGAGGTGATAAAGCGCGAACTAAGTTCATCAGAAAAAACCTGAATTATCCACCCTTGGAAATGTGGAAGCAAGACTTGGGATATGTAGTAGTCATCTTTTTTGTTGATCAGGATGGAAGCCTTTCCAAGTTTAGTGTTTTAAAAAGTTTGGATGATTCATTCGATGAAGAAGCTTTGCGTATCTGCAAATTGATGCCTAAATGGATTCCTGCTAGCAATAAGGAAGGAAATGTTGGCAGTTATGTTAATCTTCCTATTCGTTTTGATCGAGAACAATACAAAGGAAAATCAAAAAGAAATAAGTCCTTAAGATGA
- a CDS encoding insulinase family protein codes for MAEGIQNKKVGESDYLFELDNGLRVIFSQTKKSAIVQCGIMVGAGSRCETAETNGAAHFIEHGLFKGTTKRKSYHILNRIESVGGELNAFTTRERTCFYTVSLKKYLDRSIDLLTDLVFNPTFPNAEIEKEKSVITEEIEMYEDSPEESIFDEFNQSSFPGSSLGHNILGSKNSIQGFNRDLLVKFWKQHYTTNNIVISIVGSMGPNRIAQIIEKHFVGLPSTSNVKKDAEDVKYSVFEKEISKDFNQVHCIIGNKAYSINSSKKYALTILNNVLDGDWMSSRLNMSVREKHAYAYHVSSGYSAYKDTGTYSVQLGTDEKYLHKSVDLINKEFAKLRDVKLTVIQLNRAKRQLLSQMAMYNENYSSLMQIRGKNLLDFGRIIPHAEIIENIQKVSAADVLEVANDVLDKSTLSTLVYRSKRNR; via the coding sequence GTGGCGGAAGGAATTCAAAATAAGAAAGTAGGAGAATCGGATTATTTATTTGAACTTGATAACGGATTGCGTGTTATTTTTAGCCAAACAAAAAAATCTGCTATCGTTCAATGTGGCATAATGGTAGGCGCAGGTAGCCGATGCGAGACCGCTGAAACAAATGGTGCTGCGCATTTTATTGAGCATGGCTTGTTTAAAGGAACTACCAAAAGGAAATCATACCACATCTTAAATCGTATTGAATCTGTTGGTGGTGAGCTGAATGCTTTTACTACACGCGAAAGAACGTGTTTTTATACAGTATCACTTAAAAAGTATTTGGATCGATCCATCGATTTACTAACCGATTTGGTTTTTAATCCGACTTTTCCCAATGCAGAAATTGAGAAAGAAAAATCGGTTATTACAGAAGAAATTGAAATGTATGAGGATAGCCCTGAAGAAAGTATTTTTGATGAGTTCAATCAAAGTTCTTTCCCGGGAAGCTCATTGGGTCATAATATTTTAGGAAGCAAAAATAGTATTCAAGGATTTAACAGAGATTTATTGGTAAAATTCTGGAAACAACATTATACAACCAACAATATTGTGATCAGCATTGTAGGAAGTATGGGGCCCAATCGAATTGCTCAAATTATTGAAAAACATTTTGTTGGTTTACCTTCGACATCAAATGTGAAGAAGGACGCTGAGGATGTTAAATACAGTGTTTTTGAAAAAGAAATTTCCAAAGATTTTAATCAGGTTCATTGCATCATTGGTAATAAAGCTTACTCAATCAATAGTTCAAAAAAATATGCATTAACGATTTTAAATAATGTACTTGATGGCGATTGGATGAGCTCGAGATTAAATATGTCGGTTCGGGAAAAGCATGCTTATGCCTATCATGTTTCGTCAGGTTATAGTGCGTATAAAGATACCGGAACCTATTCAGTGCAATTAGGTACTGATGAAAAATATTTACATAAAAGTGTTGATTTGATCAATAAGGAATTTGCAAAACTCAGAGATGTTAAATTGACTGTGATTCAGTTAAATCGGGCAAAAAGGCAACTGCTGAGTCAAATGGCTATGTATAATGAGAATTATTCATCGCTGATGCAAATTAGAGGGAAAAATTTACTGGATTTTGGTAGGATTATTCCGCATGCAGAAATCATTGAAAACATTCAAAAAGTAAGTGCAGCAGATGTTTTGGAAGTAGCAAATGATGTGCTTGATAAATCAACACTTAGTACATTGGTTTACAGATCAAAAAGAAATAGATAA
- a CDS encoding LysM peptidoglycan-binding domain-containing protein yields MNRIFSIAVSLMLLLVVLNGCKTTKKTGGIKVEEVSYVDPYLGKMESELSVSELYIKKYRDLAIAEMKRAKIPASVTLAQGILESGNGNSYLAKKANNHFGIKCGSSWKGEAIYFDDDEANECFRKYTNSNESYLDHSNFLTSGQRYAGLFELDILDYQGWARGLKSAGYATRRNYAELLIDMIDKHNLTAYDVAVPKDKSSKVVYQADEQFKYNGISAILAKENDTYNEIAKRNSIAVGKLLEYNDLKEPIPLKTGAVVYLGPKKTVAKESYHIVKKKDRMYTIAQEYGIKLDALYQKNLMKANEEAAVGEILYLRQKRSDPAEKRVIEEDEEKIASNEKTVAKDPVKDEEKVVVTEKPVKEEPAKDTKVETPKESSSKIVFEDDFEEVPITNTETTPVVADTKVDDSPQESNTVNMHKVQAGETLYSIAQKYGVSVDELKRLNNMQSNELSLNDKLIISKTNDDNKVESDKSKTIAEDYEKFDEQIASDTIFHIVKADESFYSISRNYKMTIIDLIALNNLKEYKIEKGQKLIIKLPEQPVASEPVKEKSTSADDFFIKPKATTPDVKTAEPKTDVKVTGDKAIHIVQAGETLYAISKKYGVSVDKIKELNSMTSNTLSVGQKLVIGGTAVTVEKVEKVEKVIETPAVETMHIVESGETLYSISRKFNISVDKLKSINNLSSNNLSIGQKLKVK; encoded by the coding sequence ATGAATCGAATATTCAGTATTGCAGTTAGTTTAATGCTTCTTTTAGTGGTATTAAATGGATGTAAAACAACGAAGAAAACAGGAGGAATCAAAGTCGAAGAAGTCTCTTATGTTGATCCTTATTTAGGAAAAATGGAAAGTGAGCTATCGGTTTCTGAATTGTATATTAAAAAATACAGGGACTTAGCAATTGCGGAAATGAAAAGAGCTAAAATTCCAGCAAGTGTTACTCTGGCTCAGGGTATTTTGGAATCGGGTAATGGAAACTCCTACCTTGCCAAAAAAGCAAACAATCATTTTGGCATAAAATGCGGCAGTAGTTGGAAAGGCGAAGCCATTTATTTTGATGACGATGAAGCAAATGAATGTTTCAGAAAATATACGAATTCAAATGAATCCTATCTCGATCATTCTAATTTTTTAACCAGCGGACAGCGTTATGCTGGATTATTTGAACTGGATATTTTGGATTATCAAGGCTGGGCACGAGGATTAAAATCGGCAGGATATGCTACACGAAGAAATTATGCAGAATTGCTGATTGATATGATTGATAAGCATAATCTGACTGCTTATGATGTTGCTGTTCCAAAAGACAAATCAAGCAAAGTGGTTTATCAGGCTGATGAACAATTCAAGTATAATGGTATTTCAGCCATTCTGGCCAAAGAAAATGATACCTATAACGAAATTGCCAAAAGAAACAGTATAGCTGTAGGAAAACTACTGGAATACAACGATTTGAAAGAACCAATTCCCTTGAAAACGGGTGCTGTTGTTTACCTCGGACCAAAGAAAACGGTCGCTAAAGAATCCTATCATATAGTCAAGAAAAAAGATAGAATGTATACAATTGCCCAGGAATATGGGATCAAGCTGGATGCATTATATCAGAAGAATTTGATGAAGGCAAATGAAGAAGCCGCAGTTGGAGAAATTTTATATCTCAGGCAAAAGCGAAGCGATCCTGCTGAAAAAAGAGTGATAGAAGAGGATGAAGAGAAAATAGCTTCAAACGAAAAAACTGTAGCAAAAGATCCAGTTAAAGATGAAGAAAAAGTTGTTGTTACTGAAAAACCAGTCAAGGAGGAGCCAGCAAAAGATACAAAAGTTGAAACACCAAAGGAATCTAGTTCAAAAATAGTTTTCGAAGATGATTTTGAGGAGGTTCCAATTACGAATACAGAAACGACTCCGGTTGTTGCCGATACAAAAGTTGATGATAGCCCACAGGAATCGAATACAGTGAATATGCATAAGGTGCAAGCAGGAGAAACTTTGTATTCTATTGCTCAAAAATATGGAGTTAGTGTTGATGAACTGAAACGATTGAATAATATGCAATCGAATGAATTAAGTCTGAATGATAAATTGATTATTTCAAAAACAAATGATGATAATAAAGTTGAATCAGACAAATCGAAAACAATTGCAGAAGACTATGAGAAATTCGATGAGCAAATTGCCTCCGATACTATTTTTCATATTGTGAAAGCTGACGAAAGTTTTTATTCAATTTCACGGAATTATAAAATGACCATTATCGACTTGATTGCATTAAATAATTTGAAAGAATACAAGATCGAAAAAGGTCAGAAACTGATCATAAAATTACCAGAGCAGCCAGTTGCATCTGAACCTGTGAAAGAAAAAAGTACATCAGCCGATGATTTCTTTATCAAGCCAAAAGCCACAACGCCAGATGTTAAGACAGCTGAGCCAAAAACAGATGTTAAAGTGACCGGTGATAAAGCCATTCATATCGTGCAGGCAGGTGAAACCTTATATGCAATATCAAAGAAATATGGTGTTTCAGTTGATAAAATTAAAGAATTAAATAGCATGACATCCAATACTTTAAGCGTTGGACAAAAACTTGTAATCGGTGGAACGGCAGTAACGGTAGAAAAGGTTGAAAAAGTTGAAAAAGTGATCGAAACACCAGCTGTTGAGACCATGCATATTGTTGAAAGTGGCGAAACACTTTATTCAATTTCCAGAAAATTTAATATATCAGTTGATAAACTAAAGAGTATAAATAACTTAAGTTCAAATAATTTAAGCATTGGTCAGAAACTAAAAGTCAAATAA